The Zingiber officinale cultivar Zhangliang chromosome 10A, Zo_v1.1, whole genome shotgun sequence genome contains a region encoding:
- the LOC122027072 gene encoding actin-related protein 2 isoform X2: MDSRKVVVCDNGTGYVKCGFAGDNFPTSVFPCVVGRPLLRYEESLVEQELTDIVVGAACAEFRHQLDISYPVNNGIVQNWDDMGHVWDHAFYSELKIDPSECKILLTDPPLNPSKNREKMIETMFEKYNFSGVFIQVQAVLTLYAQGLLTGLVIDSGDGVTHVVPVVDGYSFPHLTKRMNVAGRHITSYLVDLLSRRGYAMNKSADFETVREIKEKLCYISYDYKREYQLGLETTILVKNYTLPDGRVIKIGTERFQAPEALFTPELIDVEGDGMADMAFRCIQEMDIDNRMMRQHDFGNSFHAAMQIRIKVKGRD; the protein is encoded by the exons ATGGACAGCCGAAAGGTTGTCGTCTGCGATAACGGCACTGGA TATGTGAAGTGTGGATTTGCTGGAGATAACTTTCCCACATCTGTATTTCCATGCGTGGTTGGAAGGCCATTGCTTAGATATGAAGAATCACTGGTGGAGCAGGAACTAACG GACATTGTTGTGGGAGCTGCTTGTGCAGAATTTCGCCACCAACTAGATATATCTTATCCAGTCAATAATGGGATTGTGCAAAATTGGGATGACATGGGGCATGTATGGGATCATGCATTTTACAGTGAACTTAAG ATAGATCCAAGTGAATGTAAGATATTACTCACAGATCCACCTCTCAATCCTTCAAAAAACCGTGAGAAAATG ATAGAGACCATGTTTGAGAAATACAACTTCAGCGGTGTCTTCATTCAGGTCCAGGCGGTTCTAACGCTATATGCCCAAG GATTGCTGACAGGTCTTGTTATTGACTCTGGTGATGGTGTCACACATGTG GTGCCTGTTGTTGATGGATATTCTTTTCCACATCTGACAAAGAGAATGAATGTTGCTGGAAGGCACATAACTTCCTATCTTGTTGATTTGCTATCTCGTAGAGG GTATGCCATGAATAAATCTGCAGATTTTGAAACtgtaagagaaataaaagagaaaCTATGTTACATCAG CTATGACTACAAGCGTGAGTATCAACTTGGACTTGAAACCACAATTCTTGTCAAGAACTATACT CTCCCAGATGGAAGAGTTATTAAAATAGGCACAGAAAGATTTCAAGCTCCTGAGGCTCTTTTTACTCCT GAACTTATTGATGTCGAAGGTGATGGCATGGCAGATATGGCGTTCCGTTGCATTCAGGAAATGGACATTGACAATAGGATGATG AGACAGCACGACTTCGGAAATTCTTTCCATGCAGCCATGCAAATACGGATAAAAGTGAAAGGAAGAGATTAA
- the LOC122027072 gene encoding actin-related protein 2 isoform X1 has protein sequence MDSRKVVVCDNGTGYVKCGFAGDNFPTSVFPCVVGRPLLRYEESLVEQELTDIVVGAACAEFRHQLDISYPVNNGIVQNWDDMGHVWDHAFYSELKIDPSECKILLTDPPLNPSKNREKMIETMFEKYNFSGVFIQVQAVLTLYAQGLLTGLVIDSGDGVTHVVPVVDGYSFPHLTKRMNVAGRHITSYLVDLLSRRGYAMNKSADFETVREIKEKLCYISYDYKREYQLGLETTILVKNYTLPDGRVIKIGTERFQAPEALFTPELIDVEGDGMADMAFRCIQEMDIDNRMMLYQHIVLSGGSTMYPGLPSRLEKEILDRYLENVLKGNKDGLKKLRLRIEDPPRRKHMVYLGGAVLAGIMKDAPEFWITRQEYQEEGVGCLRKCGQV, from the exons ATGGACAGCCGAAAGGTTGTCGTCTGCGATAACGGCACTGGA TATGTGAAGTGTGGATTTGCTGGAGATAACTTTCCCACATCTGTATTTCCATGCGTGGTTGGAAGGCCATTGCTTAGATATGAAGAATCACTGGTGGAGCAGGAACTAACG GACATTGTTGTGGGAGCTGCTTGTGCAGAATTTCGCCACCAACTAGATATATCTTATCCAGTCAATAATGGGATTGTGCAAAATTGGGATGACATGGGGCATGTATGGGATCATGCATTTTACAGTGAACTTAAG ATAGATCCAAGTGAATGTAAGATATTACTCACAGATCCACCTCTCAATCCTTCAAAAAACCGTGAGAAAATG ATAGAGACCATGTTTGAGAAATACAACTTCAGCGGTGTCTTCATTCAGGTCCAGGCGGTTCTAACGCTATATGCCCAAG GATTGCTGACAGGTCTTGTTATTGACTCTGGTGATGGTGTCACACATGTG GTGCCTGTTGTTGATGGATATTCTTTTCCACATCTGACAAAGAGAATGAATGTTGCTGGAAGGCACATAACTTCCTATCTTGTTGATTTGCTATCTCGTAGAGG GTATGCCATGAATAAATCTGCAGATTTTGAAACtgtaagagaaataaaagagaaaCTATGTTACATCAG CTATGACTACAAGCGTGAGTATCAACTTGGACTTGAAACCACAATTCTTGTCAAGAACTATACT CTCCCAGATGGAAGAGTTATTAAAATAGGCACAGAAAGATTTCAAGCTCCTGAGGCTCTTTTTACTCCT GAACTTATTGATGTCGAAGGTGATGGCATGGCAGATATGGCGTTCCGTTGCATTCAGGAAATGGACATTGACAATAGGATGATG CTCTACCAACATATTGTTCTCAGTGGAGGGAGTACCATGTATCCTGGATTACCTAGTCG CTTGGAGAAGGAAATTCTGGATCGCTATCTTGAAAATGTACTCAAGGGAAATAAGGATGGATTGAAG AAACTAAGGTTAAGAATCGAGGATCCTCCGAGAAGGAAACACATGGTTTACCTTGGAGGTGCTGTCCTTGCTGGAATCATGAAG GATGCACCTGAGTTCTGGATAACGAGGCAAGAGTACCAGGAAGAGGGAGTTGGATGTTTGAGAAAATGTGGCCAGGTGTAA
- the LOC122026532 gene encoding uncharacterized protein LOC122026532: MGSLHKLFFSSLLLFLCIIIGAHGAPCSLADISISQRKTGGIAEGKPEYEVSVSNKCRCLQSKVVLRCYGLSSVESVNGWAIRPVDEERCLVGDGRAISRGTPVKFRYAWMTPQDFPVVSTLIHQCN; the protein is encoded by the exons ATGGGAAGCCTTCACAAACTCTTCTTCtcatctcttcttctttttctctgcaTCATTATCGGAG CCCATGGAGCTCCATGTAGCCTGGCAGACATCAGCATAAGTCAGAGAAAAACAGGGGGCATAGCGGAAGGCAAGCCGGAGTACGAGGTGTCGGTGAGCAACAAATGTCGATGCTTGCAGTCGAAGGTGGTCTTGAGATGCTACGGGCTCAGCAGCGTCGAGTCGGTGAACGGCTGGGCCATCCGCCCGGTCGACGAAGAGAGGTGCCTCGTCGGCGACGGCCGGGCAATTTCCAGAGGCACGCCGGTGAAGTTCAGGTACGCGTGGATGACGCCGCAGGACTTCCCCGTCGTCAGCACCCTGATCCACCAGTGCAACTGA